A single genomic interval of Streptomyces showdoensis harbors:
- a CDS encoding pyridoxal phosphate-dependent decarboxylase family protein, which produces MRSHLLNDTTAESYRRSVTEGVERVARKLATTQGPFSGVTPAELAPVVDAVDLDRPLGDASAALDELEDVYLRDAVYFHHPRYLGHLNCPVVIPAVLGEAVLSAVNSSLDTWDQSAGGTLIERKLIDWTTGRIGLGPCADGVFTSGGTQSNLQALLLAREEAKAPAGLSGPADLAKLRIFSSECSHFSVQKSATLLGLGADAVISIPVDRDKRMQSVVLAAELEACRAEGLVPMAIVATAGTTDFGSIDPLPEVAALAAEYGAWMHVDAAYGCGLLASRTRRELLDGIELADSVTVDFHKSFFQPVSSSALLVRDGATLRHATYHADYLNPRRTVAELIPNQVDKSLQTTRRFDALKLWMTLRVMGADGVGELFDEVCDLARAGFELLAADPRYDVVVQPQLSTLVYRYIPETVTSPAEIDRANLYARKALFASGEAVVAGTKVDGRQYLKFTLLNPETTVADIAAVLDLIAGHAEQYLGENLVHA; this is translated from the coding sequence ATGCGTTCCCACCTGCTCAACGACACGACGGCGGAGTCGTACCGACGCTCCGTCACCGAAGGAGTGGAGCGGGTGGCGAGGAAACTGGCCACGACGCAGGGCCCGTTCAGCGGGGTCACGCCGGCCGAACTCGCCCCCGTGGTCGACGCCGTGGACCTCGACCGGCCGCTCGGTGACGCCTCCGCCGCCCTCGACGAGCTGGAGGACGTCTACCTCCGCGACGCGGTCTACTTCCACCACCCGCGCTACCTGGGGCACCTCAACTGCCCCGTGGTGATCCCCGCCGTCCTCGGCGAGGCCGTCCTCTCCGCCGTCAACTCCTCCCTCGACACCTGGGACCAGAGCGCAGGCGGCACCCTGATCGAGCGCAAGCTGATCGACTGGACGACCGGCCGGATCGGCCTCGGCCCCTGCGCCGACGGCGTGTTCACCAGTGGCGGCACCCAGTCCAACCTCCAGGCGCTGCTGCTGGCCCGCGAGGAGGCGAAGGCCCCGGCCGGCCTCTCCGGCCCCGCCGACCTGGCGAAACTGCGGATCTTCTCCTCCGAGTGCAGCCACTTCAGCGTCCAGAAGTCGGCCACCCTCCTCGGCCTCGGCGCCGACGCCGTCATCTCCATCCCGGTCGACCGGGACAAGCGCATGCAGTCGGTCGTCCTCGCCGCCGAACTGGAGGCCTGCCGCGCCGAGGGCCTGGTCCCGATGGCGATCGTCGCCACCGCCGGCACCACCGACTTCGGCTCCATCGACCCGCTGCCCGAGGTCGCCGCCCTGGCCGCCGAGTACGGCGCCTGGATGCACGTCGACGCGGCCTACGGCTGCGGACTGCTCGCCTCTCGTACCCGCCGCGAGCTGCTGGACGGCATCGAGCTGGCCGACTCGGTCACCGTCGACTTCCACAAGTCCTTCTTCCAGCCGGTGAGTTCCTCCGCCCTGCTGGTCCGCGACGGCGCCACCCTGCGCCACGCGACCTACCACGCCGACTACCTCAACCCGCGCCGCACCGTCGCGGAGCTGATCCCCAACCAGGTCGACAAGTCCCTGCAGACCACCCGCCGCTTCGACGCCCTCAAGCTGTGGATGACCCTGCGCGTCATGGGCGCCGACGGCGTCGGCGAACTCTTCGACGAGGTCTGCGACCTGGCCCGGGCCGGCTTCGAGCTGCTCGCCGCCGACCCGCGCTACGACGTGGTCGTCCAGCCGCAGCTGTCCACCCTGGTCTACCGCTACATCCCCGAGACCGTCACCTCGCCCGCCGAGATCGACCGCGCCAACCTCTACGCCCGCAAGGCCCTGTTCGCCTCCGGCGAGGCCGTGGTCGCCGGCACCAAGGTCGACGGCCGCCAGTACCTGAAGTTCACCCTGCTCAACCCCGAGACGACCGTGGCCGACATCGCCGCCGTCCTCGATCTGATAGCCGGCCACGCCGAGCAGTACCTGGGAGAGAACCTTGTCCACGCCTGA
- a CDS encoding siderophore-interacting protein produces MTHAETAPFQFFSLQVDRTRRLGPTLVRVTFTGEDLKGFAAGGRDQSLSLFLPHPGQDAPVLPPLDDPDMYAVLGAWRAMPDTERAVMRSYTVRAQRHSPAPEVDIDFAVHEDGGPACRWAQHAKPGDRVVVLGPAVAENTGVRFRLPEDADSVMIWGDETALPAVSGILEWLPAETRAHVYLEVPYSGDRMELATEADATITWLVREEGAPSAVDAVTAAELPGEAPYVWIAGESGAVKALRRHFVRERGLDKRRVTFVGYWRKGLSEDALREVPDETTQDAAQDTPQDAAQDGAPAAA; encoded by the coding sequence ATGACGCACGCCGAGACCGCCCCGTTCCAGTTCTTCAGCCTCCAGGTCGACCGGACGCGGCGGCTCGGCCCGACCCTGGTCCGCGTCACCTTCACCGGTGAGGACCTGAAGGGCTTCGCCGCCGGGGGCCGCGACCAGTCGCTCTCCCTCTTCCTGCCGCACCCGGGACAGGACGCCCCCGTCCTGCCGCCGCTGGACGACCCGGACATGTACGCCGTCCTCGGCGCCTGGCGGGCCATGCCCGACACCGAGCGGGCCGTGATGCGCTCGTACACGGTCCGCGCGCAGCGGCACTCCCCCGCGCCCGAGGTCGACATCGACTTCGCCGTGCACGAGGACGGCGGCCCCGCCTGCCGCTGGGCGCAGCACGCCAAGCCCGGCGACCGGGTGGTCGTGCTCGGCCCGGCGGTCGCCGAGAACACCGGGGTGCGCTTCCGGCTCCCCGAGGACGCCGACTCCGTGATGATCTGGGGCGACGAGACGGCCCTGCCGGCCGTCTCCGGGATCCTGGAGTGGCTGCCCGCGGAGACCCGCGCCCACGTCTACCTCGAAGTCCCCTACTCCGGCGACCGCATGGAGCTGGCGACCGAGGCCGACGCGACGATCACCTGGCTGGTGCGGGAGGAGGGCGCGCCCTCCGCCGTCGACGCCGTCACGGCCGCCGAGCTCCCGGGCGAGGCCCCGTACGTCTGGATCGCGGGCGAGTCCGGCGCGGTGAAGGCGCTGCGCCGGCACTTCGTGCGCGAGCGCGGCCTGGACAAGCGGCGGGTCACCTTCGTCGGCTACTGGCGCAAGGGGCTGTCCGAGGACGCCCTGCGCGAGGTGCCGGACGAGACGACCCAGGACGCGGCGCAGGACACCCCCCAGGACGCGGCGCAGGACGGCGCTCCCGCGGCGGCGTGA
- a CDS encoding ABC transporter substrate-binding protein — MPSTARATFLTRRGLLAAGGALGLVATLTACGGGDGKAGDAPAKAAEKAGPWKFTDDRGIAVEAKTTPKNIVAFTGTAAALKDFGVEVKGVFGPTTVKDPKTGAVTPDVQAGDLDINKVKVIGNVWGEFKIEEYLKLQPELLVTDMWEKNDLWYVPAEQKDKITKIAPSVALWAADKSMPAVLQRHADLAASLGADVNTEQIKKDKARFEAAAERVRKAAQGKKDIKVLIGSGSPDLFYVSTPVRPTDTLFFKELGVNIVTPTKLDQGGWFEGLSWENVDKYKADIIMLDNRTSALQPEALKAKPTWAALPAVKAGQVIPRVTEPIYSYAKCAPLLEDLAKALENAKKVS, encoded by the coding sequence ATGCCCAGCACCGCCCGAGCCACCTTCCTCACCCGCCGCGGCCTGCTCGCCGCGGGCGGCGCCCTCGGGCTCGTCGCCACGCTCACCGCCTGCGGCGGCGGCGACGGCAAGGCCGGCGACGCGCCCGCCAAGGCCGCCGAGAAGGCCGGCCCGTGGAAGTTCACCGACGACCGCGGCATCGCCGTCGAGGCGAAGACCACCCCGAAGAACATCGTCGCCTTCACCGGAACCGCCGCCGCCCTCAAGGACTTCGGCGTCGAGGTCAAGGGCGTCTTCGGCCCGACCACGGTCAAGGACCCGAAGACCGGCGCGGTCACCCCCGACGTGCAGGCCGGCGACCTCGACATCAACAAGGTCAAGGTCATCGGCAACGTCTGGGGCGAGTTCAAGATCGAGGAGTACCTCAAGCTCCAGCCCGAGCTCCTCGTCACGGACATGTGGGAGAAGAACGACCTCTGGTACGTGCCGGCGGAGCAGAAGGACAAGATCACCAAGATCGCGCCGAGCGTCGCCCTGTGGGCCGCCGACAAGTCCATGCCGGCCGTCCTGCAGCGTCACGCCGACCTCGCCGCCTCGCTCGGCGCCGACGTGAACACCGAGCAGATCAAGAAGGACAAGGCCCGCTTCGAGGCCGCCGCCGAGCGCGTCCGCAAGGCCGCCCAGGGCAAGAAGGACATCAAGGTCCTGATCGGCTCCGGCTCCCCGGACCTCTTCTACGTGTCCACCCCGGTCCGCCCGACCGACACGCTCTTCTTCAAGGAGCTCGGCGTCAACATCGTGACGCCCACCAAGCTGGACCAGGGCGGCTGGTTCGAGGGTCTGAGCTGGGAGAACGTCGACAAGTACAAGGCCGACATCATCATGCTCGACAACCGCACCTCGGCCCTGCAGCCCGAGGCCCTGAAGGCCAAGCCCACCTGGGCCGCGCTGCCCGCCGTCAAGGCCGGCCAGGTCATCCCGCGCGTGACCGAGCCGATCTACTCGTACGCCAAGTGCGCCCCGCTCCTGGAGGACCTGGCCAAGGCCCTCGAGAACGCCAAGAAGGTGTCCTGA
- a CDS encoding acyl-CoA dehydrogenase family protein, with protein MSLDHRLSEEHEQLRRTVEEFAHDVVAPKIGDYYERHEFPYEIVREMGRMGLFGLPFPEEYGGMGGDYLALGIALEELARVDSSVAITLEAGVSLGAMPVYRFGTEEQKRAWLPRLCSGELLGAFGLTEPGAGSDAGGTRTTAVRDGDEWVINGSKCFITNSGTDITGLVTVTAVTGRKADGRPLISSIIVPSGTPGFTVAAPYSKVGWNASDTRELSFQDVRVPVANLLGEEGRGYAQFLRILDEGRIAISALATGLAQGCVDESVKYAKERHAFGRPIGDNQAIQFKIADMEMRAHMARVGWRDAASRLVLGEPFKKEAALAKLYSSTVAVDNAREATQIHGGYGFMNEYPVARMWRDSKILEIGEGTSEVQRMLIARELGLSA; from the coding sequence ATGTCCCTCGACCACCGGCTCTCCGAAGAGCACGAGCAACTCCGCCGCACCGTCGAGGAGTTCGCCCACGACGTCGTCGCCCCGAAGATCGGCGACTACTACGAGCGCCACGAGTTCCCGTACGAGATCGTCCGCGAGATGGGCCGGATGGGCCTGTTCGGCCTGCCGTTCCCCGAGGAGTACGGCGGGATGGGCGGCGACTACCTCGCCCTCGGCATCGCCCTGGAGGAGCTCGCCCGGGTGGACTCCTCGGTGGCGATCACCCTGGAGGCGGGCGTCTCGCTGGGCGCGATGCCGGTCTACCGCTTCGGCACCGAGGAGCAGAAGCGCGCGTGGCTGCCCCGGCTGTGCTCGGGCGAGCTGCTGGGCGCGTTCGGCCTGACCGAGCCGGGGGCCGGCTCCGACGCGGGCGGCACGCGCACGACGGCGGTCCGGGACGGCGACGAGTGGGTCATCAACGGCTCGAAGTGCTTCATCACCAACTCCGGTACGGACATCACGGGTCTGGTGACGGTCACCGCGGTGACCGGCCGCAAGGCGGACGGCCGCCCGCTGATCTCCTCGATCATCGTGCCCTCGGGCACGCCCGGCTTCACGGTCGCGGCGCCGTACTCGAAGGTCGGCTGGAACGCCTCGGACACCCGTGAGCTGTCCTTCCAGGACGTGCGCGTCCCGGTGGCGAACCTGCTCGGCGAGGAGGGCCGCGGCTACGCGCAGTTCCTGCGGATCCTCGACGAGGGCCGGATCGCGATCTCGGCGCTGGCGACGGGGCTGGCGCAGGGCTGTGTCGACGAGTCGGTGAAGTACGCGAAGGAACGTCACGCCTTCGGCCGCCCGATCGGCGACAACCAGGCCATCCAGTTCAAGATCGCGGACATGGAGATGCGGGCGCACATGGCCCGGGTCGGCTGGCGCGACGCGGCGTCCCGGCTGGTGCTGGGCGAGCCGTTCAAGAAGGAGGCGGCGCTGGCGAAGCTGTACTCCTCGACGGTCGCGGTGGACAACGCCCGCGAGGCGACCCAGATCCACGGCGGCTACGGCTTCATGAACGAGTATCCGGTGGCCCGGATGTGGCGGGACTCGAAGATCCTGGAGATCGGCGAGGGCACCAGCGAGGTCCAGCGGATGCTGATCGCGCGGGAGTTGGGCCTGTCCGCCTGA
- a CDS encoding hydroxymethylglutaryl-CoA lyase, translating into MSGLPMTVTDPALPARVRIHEVGPRDGLQNEKTVVPTGVKAEFVRRLAAAGLSTVEATSFVHPRWVPQLADAEELFPQVSGLPVRLPVLVPNERGLDRALALGARHVAVFASATESFAKANLNRTVDEALAMFEPVVTRAIEQGLTIRGYLSMCFGDPWEGAVPVEQVVRVTKALAEMGCDELSLGDTIGVATPGHVQALLTALNEAGVPTSRIAVHFHDTYGQALSNTLAALRHGVTTVDASAGGLGGCPYAKSATGNLATEDLVWMLDGLGIETGVDLAALTATSGWMAEQLGRPSPSRTVRALSHKES; encoded by the coding sequence ATGAGCGGTCTGCCGATGACGGTGACCGATCCGGCGCTCCCGGCCCGGGTGCGGATCCACGAGGTGGGGCCCCGGGACGGGCTGCAGAACGAGAAGACGGTCGTCCCGACCGGGGTGAAGGCCGAGTTCGTGCGGCGGCTGGCGGCGGCGGGTCTGTCGACGGTCGAGGCGACGAGCTTCGTGCATCCCAGGTGGGTCCCCCAACTGGCGGACGCGGAGGAGCTGTTCCCGCAGGTCTCCGGGCTGCCGGTGCGGCTTCCGGTGCTGGTGCCGAACGAGCGGGGCCTGGACCGGGCGCTCGCGCTCGGCGCCCGTCACGTCGCCGTGTTCGCCTCGGCCACCGAGTCCTTCGCCAAGGCCAACCTGAACCGGACCGTGGACGAGGCGCTCGCCATGTTCGAGCCGGTGGTGACCCGGGCGATAGAGCAGGGCCTGACGATCCGCGGCTATCTGTCGATGTGCTTCGGCGACCCGTGGGAGGGCGCCGTCCCGGTCGAGCAGGTCGTCCGGGTGACGAAGGCGCTCGCCGAGATGGGCTGCGACGAGCTGAGCCTGGGCGACACGATCGGCGTCGCCACCCCGGGGCACGTCCAGGCGCTGCTGACGGCGCTGAACGAGGCCGGGGTGCCCACCTCCCGCATCGCCGTGCACTTCCACGACACCTACGGGCAGGCCCTGTCCAACACGCTCGCCGCGCTCCGGCACGGCGTGACCACGGTCGACGCCTCCGCGGGCGGCCTCGGCGGCTGCCCGTACGCGAAGAGCGCGACCGGCAACCTGGCCACCGAGGACCTCGTGTGGATGCTCGACGGCCTCGGCATCGAGACCGGGGTCGACCTGGCCGCCCTGACCGCCACCAGCGGGTGGATGGCCGAACAACTGGGCCGTCCGAGCCCGTCCCGTACCGTAAGAGCGCTCTCCCACAAGGAGTCCTGA
- a CDS encoding acetyl-CoA carboxylase biotin carboxylase subunit, whose protein sequence is MQQMFDTVLVANRGEIAVRVIRTLREMGVRSVAVYSDADADARHVREADTAVRIGPPPAAESYLSVPALLDAARRTGAQAVHPGYGFLAENAGFARACADAGLVFIGPSASAISLMGDKIRAKETVKAAGVPVVPGAADPDIVEAARELGAPVLLKPSAGGGGKGMRLVRDLAVLEEEIAAARREARSSFGDDTLLVERWIDRPRHIEIQVLADAHGNVVHLGERECSLQRRHQKIIEEAPSVLLTPELRASMGAAAVEAARSCGYVGAGTVEFIVPGGDPSSYCFMEMNTRLQVEHPVTELITGLDLVEWQLRVAAGEPLGFAQEDVRLDGWAIEARICAEDPARGFLPSGGTVLALHEPQGGGARTDSGLSEGSEVSSLYDPMLSKVIVHGPDRPTALRRLRAALARTVTLGVPTNAGFLRRLLAHPDVVTGDLDTGLVERDAESLVPRGVPEEVYAAAAAVRLAGLAPAPRDGWTDPFSVPSGWRLGGTPAPTAFPLRVPGLEPVTVGAPADAAVSDRSVTVAVDGVTHHFHRAGAWLGRDGDSWHVLDHDPVAAALSGARHGGADTLAAPMPGTVTVVKVAVGDEVEAGQSLLVVEAMKMEHVISAPHAGTVTELDVTPGTTVAMDQVLAVVAPREEKEEQA, encoded by the coding sequence ATGCAGCAGATGTTCGACACCGTTCTCGTGGCCAACCGGGGCGAGATCGCCGTCCGGGTCATCCGCACCCTGCGGGAGATGGGCGTCCGCTCGGTGGCCGTGTACAGCGACGCCGACGCCGACGCCCGGCACGTGCGGGAGGCGGACACGGCGGTGCGGATCGGCCCGCCGCCGGCCGCCGAGTCGTACCTGTCCGTGCCGGCCCTGCTCGACGCGGCCCGGCGCACCGGCGCGCAGGCCGTCCACCCCGGCTACGGCTTCCTCGCGGAGAACGCCGGGTTCGCGCGGGCCTGCGCGGACGCGGGCCTGGTCTTCATCGGGCCCTCCGCCTCGGCGATCTCCCTGATGGGCGACAAGATCCGGGCGAAGGAGACCGTGAAGGCGGCCGGGGTCCCGGTCGTCCCGGGCGCCGCCGATCCCGACATCGTCGAGGCCGCCCGCGAGCTGGGCGCGCCGGTGCTGCTCAAGCCGAGCGCGGGCGGCGGCGGCAAGGGCATGCGGCTGGTGCGGGACCTGGCGGTCCTGGAGGAGGAGATCGCTGCGGCGCGGCGCGAGGCCCGGTCCTCGTTCGGCGACGACACGCTCCTCGTGGAGCGCTGGATCGACCGCCCGCGGCACATCGAGATCCAGGTGCTGGCGGACGCGCACGGCAACGTGGTGCACCTGGGCGAGCGCGAGTGCTCGCTGCAGCGGCGCCACCAGAAGATCATCGAGGAGGCGCCGAGCGTCCTGCTGACCCCGGAGCTGCGGGCGTCGATGGGCGCGGCGGCGGTCGAGGCGGCGCGGTCCTGCGGCTATGTGGGCGCGGGCACGGTCGAGTTCATCGTGCCGGGCGGCGACCCGTCCTCGTACTGCTTCATGGAGATGAACACCCGGCTCCAGGTCGAACACCCGGTGACGGAGCTGATCACGGGCCTGGACCTGGTGGAGTGGCAGCTGCGGGTCGCGGCGGGCGAGCCGCTGGGCTTCGCGCAGGAGGACGTGCGACTGGACGGCTGGGCGATCGAGGCGCGGATCTGCGCCGAGGACCCGGCGCGCGGCTTCCTGCCCTCGGGCGGCACGGTGCTCGCGCTGCACGAGCCGCAGGGCGGCGGGGCGCGCACGGACTCGGGGCTGAGCGAGGGCTCGGAGGTCTCCTCGCTCTACGACCCGATGCTGTCGAAGGTCATCGTGCACGGGCCGGACCGCCCGACGGCCCTGCGTCGGCTGCGCGCGGCCCTGGCCCGGACGGTGACCCTCGGCGTCCCCACCAACGCGGGCTTCCTGCGCCGCCTCCTCGCCCACCCGGACGTCGTCACGGGCGACCTGGACACGGGTCTGGTGGAGCGGGACGCGGAGTCCCTGGTCCCCCGGGGCGTGCCGGAGGAGGTGTACGCGGCGGCGGCCGCGGTGCGTCTCGCGGGGCTCGCCCCGGCGCCCCGGGACGGCTGGACGGACCCGTTCTCGGTGCCGAGCGGCTGGCGGCTGGGCGGCACCCCCGCTCCGACGGCCTTCCCGCTGCGGGTGCCGGGGCTCGAACCCGTGACGGTCGGGGCGCCCGCGGACGCCGCGGTGTCGGACCGGTCGGTGACGGTGGCGGTGGACGGGGTGACCCATCACTTCCACCGGGCCGGCGCCTGGCTCGGCCGGGACGGCGACTCCTGGCACGTGCTGGACCACGACCCGGTGGCCGCCGCGCTCAGCGGGGCCCGGCACGGCGGGGCCGACACGCTGGCCGCGCCGATGCCCGGCACCGTGACCGTCGTGAAGGTGGCGGTCGGGGACGAGGTGGAGGCCGGGCAGAGCCTGCTGGTGGTGGAAGCGATGAAGATGGAGCACGTCATCTCCGCCCCGCACGCCGGCACGGTCACCGAACTGGACGTCACTCCCGGCACCACGGTCGCCATGGACCAGGTCCTGGCCGTCGTCGCCCCGCGCGAGGAGAAGGAGGAGCAGGCATGA
- a CDS encoding carboxyl transferase domain-containing protein, with product MQQAPVLTSAADPASPAWQANEAAHHELAATLRAKLAAAALGGGEKSRARHTARGKLLPRDRVDTLLDPGSPFLELAPLAANGMYGDQAPAAGVIAGIGRVSGRECVIVANDATVKGGTYYPMTVKKHLRAQEVALENRLPCLYLVDSGGAFLPMQDEVFPDREHFGRIFYNQARMSGAGIPQIAAVLGSCTAGGAYVPAMSDEAVIVRNQGTIFLGGPPLVKAATGEVVTAEELGGGEVHSRISGVTDHLAEDDAHALRIVRNIVATLPERGPLPWSVEPAEEPKVDPAGLYGAVPVDSRTPYDVREVIARVVDASRFQEFKAEYGQTLVTGFARIHGHPVGIVANNGILFAESAQKGAHFIELCDQRGIPLVFLQNITGFMVGKAYEHGGIAKHGAKMVTAVASTRVPKLTVVVGGSYGAGNYSMCGRAYSPRFLWMWPNAKISVMGGEQAASVLATVKRDQLGDAWSAEEEEAFKDPIRAQYETQGSAYYATARLWDDGVIDPMETRQVLGLALTACANAPLGDPQFGVFRM from the coding sequence ATGCAGCAGGCACCTGTGCTGACGAGCGCGGCGGACCCCGCCTCGCCGGCCTGGCAGGCCAACGAGGCGGCCCACCACGAGCTGGCCGCGACGCTCCGCGCCAAGCTGGCCGCGGCCGCGCTCGGCGGCGGCGAGAAGTCCCGCGCCCGGCACACCGCGCGCGGCAAGCTGCTGCCGCGGGACCGCGTGGACACGCTGCTGGACCCGGGCTCGCCCTTCCTGGAGCTGGCCCCGCTCGCGGCGAACGGGATGTACGGCGACCAGGCCCCCGCGGCCGGCGTCATCGCGGGCATCGGCCGGGTGAGCGGCCGCGAGTGCGTGATCGTCGCCAACGACGCGACCGTCAAGGGCGGCACGTACTACCCGATGACGGTGAAGAAGCACCTGCGGGCGCAGGAGGTGGCGCTGGAGAACCGTCTCCCCTGCCTCTACCTGGTCGACTCCGGCGGCGCCTTCCTGCCGATGCAGGACGAGGTCTTCCCGGACCGCGAGCACTTCGGCCGCATCTTCTACAACCAGGCCCGGATGTCCGGCGCCGGCATCCCGCAGATCGCGGCGGTCCTCGGCTCCTGCACGGCCGGCGGGGCGTACGTCCCGGCGATGAGCGACGAGGCCGTGATCGTCCGCAACCAGGGGACGATCTTCCTCGGCGGCCCGCCGCTGGTGAAGGCGGCGACCGGTGAGGTCGTGACGGCGGAGGAGCTCGGCGGCGGCGAGGTGCACTCGCGGATCTCCGGCGTCACCGACCACCTCGCGGAGGACGACGCGCACGCCCTGCGGATCGTGCGCAACATCGTCGCGACCCTCCCCGAGCGGGGCCCGCTGCCCTGGTCGGTGGAGCCGGCCGAGGAGCCGAAGGTGGACCCGGCGGGGCTGTACGGAGCGGTGCCGGTCGACTCGCGGACTCCGTACGACGTGCGCGAGGTGATCGCGCGGGTCGTGGACGCCTCCCGCTTCCAGGAGTTCAAGGCCGAGTACGGGCAGACGCTGGTCACCGGCTTCGCCCGGATCCACGGGCACCCGGTCGGCATCGTCGCCAACAACGGCATCCTGTTCGCCGAGTCCGCCCAGAAGGGCGCGCACTTCATCGAGCTGTGCGACCAGCGCGGGATCCCGCTGGTCTTCCTGCAGAACATCACCGGCTTCATGGTCGGCAAGGCGTACGAGCACGGCGGCATCGCCAAGCACGGCGCCAAGATGGTGACGGCGGTGGCCAGCACGCGGGTGCCGAAGCTGACGGTGGTGGTCGGCGGTTCGTACGGCGCGGGCAACTACTCGATGTGCGGCCGGGCGTACTCCCCCCGCTTCCTGTGGATGTGGCCCAACGCCAAGATCTCGGTCATGGGCGGCGAGCAGGCCGCGTCGGTCCTCGCCACGGTCAAGCGCGACCAGCTCGGCGACGCGTGGAGCGCCGAGGAGGAAGAGGCCTTCAAGGACCCGATCCGCGCGCAGTACGAGACGCAGGGCAGTGCCTACTACGCGACGGCCCGGCTCTGGGACGACGGGGTCATCGACCCCATGGAGACCCGGCAGGTCCTCGGCCTCGCCCTGACCGCCTGTGCCAACGCGCCCCTGGGTGACCCCCAGTTCGGCGTCTTCCGGATGTGA
- a CDS encoding SACE_7040 family transcriptional regulator: MTTTPTPTGRTDALTRREQILKEAARLFAERGFHGVGVDEIGAAVGISGPGLYRHFPGKDAMLAELLVGISERLLDGGRLRVAESDGDPRAVLGSLIDGHIDFALDDRPLITLHDRELDRLKDEDRKRVRQLQRQYVELWVAVVRDLYPAAGEYEVRAGVHAVFGLLNSTPHLGAPLGRTEMERLLRSLAHGAFGALGRPGA, from the coding sequence ATGACCACGACGCCGACCCCGACCGGACGGACCGACGCCCTGACGCGACGCGAGCAGATCCTCAAGGAAGCCGCCCGCCTCTTCGCCGAGCGCGGCTTCCACGGCGTGGGGGTGGACGAGATAGGAGCCGCCGTCGGCATCAGCGGCCCCGGGCTCTACCGCCACTTCCCCGGCAAGGACGCGATGCTCGCCGAGCTGCTCGTCGGCATCAGCGAGCGGCTCCTCGACGGCGGCCGCCTGCGGGTCGCCGAATCCGACGGAGACCCCCGTGCCGTCCTCGGCTCCCTCATCGACGGCCACATCGACTTCGCGCTCGACGACCGGCCGCTGATCACCCTCCACGACCGCGAGCTCGACCGGCTCAAGGACGAGGACCGCAAGCGGGTCCGGCAGCTCCAGCGGCAGTACGTCGAGCTGTGGGTCGCCGTCGTCCGCGACCTGTACCCGGCGGCCGGCGAGTACGAGGTGCGCGCCGGCGTCCACGCGGTCTTCGGCCTCCTCAACTCGACCCCGCACCTGGGCGCACCGCTGGGCCGCACGGAGATGGAACGCCTCCTGCGTTCCCTGGCCCACGGGGCGTTCGGGGCGCTGGGGCGGCCGGGGGCCTGA
- a CDS encoding phosphatase, which yields MPILSRPALVEHLVRTRIAGDVATPRDNNLAHYRRLANGDRHYWFGLEFGDRWTDEQDVLAVMAERCGVVDDPAHRAGQDTIDPELTVAALDRLAARLAKAAASKERVLFATGHPGALIDAHSRVAAALRARGCDVVRIPGGLTADEGYVVQFADVAVFERGASLWHTHSPEPMNAILDGLAALGEAAPDLVVADHGWAGRAAQRGIESVGYADCNDPALFLAEAEGTMQVTVPLDDHVVDPRYYEPLTAYLLDAAGLGG from the coding sequence ATGCCGATACTCAGCCGCCCCGCCCTCGTCGAGCACCTCGTCCGGACCCGCATCGCGGGAGACGTCGCCACCCCGCGCGACAACAACCTGGCGCACTACCGAAGGCTCGCCAACGGCGACCGGCACTACTGGTTCGGCCTGGAGTTCGGCGACCGGTGGACCGACGAGCAGGACGTGCTCGCGGTCATGGCCGAGCGGTGCGGCGTCGTCGACGACCCGGCGCACCGCGCCGGGCAGGACACCATCGACCCCGAGCTGACCGTCGCCGCCCTCGACCGCCTGGCCGCCCGCCTCGCCAAGGCCGCCGCCTCCAAGGAGCGGGTGCTGTTCGCGACCGGCCACCCCGGCGCCCTGATCGACGCGCACAGCCGGGTCGCCGCCGCGCTGCGGGCCCGCGGGTGCGACGTCGTGCGGATCCCCGGCGGGCTGACCGCCGACGAGGGGTACGTCGTGCAGTTCGCCGACGTCGCCGTCTTCGAGCGGGGCGCCAGCCTCTGGCACACCCACTCCCCGGAGCCGATGAACGCGATCCTCGACGGCCTGGCCGCGCTCGGCGAGGCCGCTCCGGACCTCGTCGTCGCCGACCACGGCTGGGCCGGGCGGGCGGCCCAGCGGGGGATCGAGTCCGTGGGGTACGCGGACTGCAACGACCCCGCGCTGTTCCTGGCGGAGGCGGAGGGGACCATGCAGGTCACGGTGCCGCTGGACGACCACGTCGTGGACCCGCGGTACTACGAGCCGCTGACCGCGTACCTGCTGGACGCGGCGGGCCTGGGCGGCTGA